In Mangifera indica cultivar Alphonso unplaced genomic scaffold, CATAS_Mindica_2.1 Un_0005, whole genome shotgun sequence, a single window of DNA contains:
- the LOC123205424 gene encoding transcription termination factor MTERF5, chloroplastic-like → MVDFVKNFPAAPEKSHLYQFVDPIPDLTPRSQKQSLMRKVQAFINFLHELGLSGDSIGLVVTQCPEIGVCSVEDNLRPKAEYFKWLGVNVAIVLQRSPAILSGSIGGHLKPVTKFFLERGFSVEEVGTVISRYTALYSSILTQNLIPKWEFFFDNGIFKI, encoded by the exons ATGGTTGATTTTGTGAAGAACTTTCCCGCTGCACCTGAAAAAAGCCATCTTTACCAGTTTGTTGATCCCATTCCAGACTTGACTCCAAGAAGCCAGAAGCAGTCTCTCAT GCGAAAAGTTCAGGCATTCATAAATTTCCTACATGAGTTGGGCTTATCAGGTGACAGCATAGGTCTTGTCGTAACTCAGTGCCCTGAAATTGGAGTTTGCAGTGTTGAAGACAATCTAAGGCCTAAAGCCGAGTACTTCAAATGGTTGGGGGTTAATGTTGCCATCGTTCTCCAGAGATCTCCAGCAATTCTTTCTGGTAGTATTGGGGGCCATCTCAAGCCGGTGACCAAGTTTTTCTTGGAAAGGGGATTCAGTGTTGAAGAAGTTGGGACCGTGATCTCGAGATATACAGCTCTATATTCATCGATTCTGACACAGAACTTGATTCCAAAATGGGAGTTCTTTTTTGACAATGGGATATTCAAGATCTGA
- the LOC123205433 gene encoding transcription termination factor MTERF5, chloroplastic-like isoform X2, with amino-acid sequence MLMEMKTCCASRLSGVSSLPRGTFCITRTQLTFPVKLFFCQATLAFSSGNGSFNSTVVPPILLAAEKEEAKSVLSLFLKKQGLSKVVVAKTIAKSDVFINHLVSRIHSVHKSRYLVGRELTTFEIRDTLVPYIESLLLEHGNNLVNVVESFPSTPVKEKPATPLSQHHSTPNSKKLKRVSNAPAKEKPALSVSRSLSAPLDSKKPKVVSSGHGKEKPAMSVSQSGSVLDSKKLKTISQMIEDGAVGDLPPQFLYLLELGMDLEQIKVIIRRYPAFAYCSLEGKIKPLVEFLLDLGVTKSNIPKILIQRPSLTSVSLTKNLIPTMMFLEDLGVDKDQWAKVIYRFPGLLVHSRQKFQAIVDFLYESGLSSESIGKILTRWPKIVDYSVEENLQPTVEYFRTLGVDVAMLLRKSPLTLGHSIEGNLKPVTEFFLSKGYSVDEVRIMISRYAALYTCSLTENLKPKWEFFLTMGYSKSELVKFPQYFSYSLEQRIRPRDVLVKESGVTMLPAQMLSLSDCDFDKVLKMKVLKMANKA; translated from the exons ATGCTA ATGGAAATGAAAACTTGCTGTGCAAGCCGCCTGTCAGGTGTTTCATCTCTTCCTAGAGGAACATTTTGCATCACGAG gaCTCAACTAACTTTTCCTGTGAAACTCTTCTTTTGCCAAGCAACGCTTG CCTTTTCTTCTGGAAATGGTTCATTTAACTCTACAGTAGTGCCTCCAATCTTGTTAGCAGCTGAGAAAGAAGAAGCGAAATCTGTGTTATCCTTATTCTTGAAGAAACAAGGTTTGAGCAAGGTAGTTGTTGCAAAAACCATTGCTAAATCAGATGTTTTCATCAACCACCTTGTCTCAAGGATCCACTCTGTTCATAAATCTCGGTATCTTGTAG GAAGAGAGCTTACAACTTTTGAGATCAGGGATACCCTTGTTCCATATATTGAATCTCTTCTCTTGGAGCACGGAAACAATCTTGTTAATGTAGTGGAGAGCTTTCCCAGTACACCTGTCAAAGAAAAGCCAGCTACGCCACTCTCTCAACACCATTCCACACCCAACTCCAAGAAGCTAAAAAGGGTCTCTAATGCACCTGCCAAAGAAAAACCAGCTTTGTCTGTTTCTCGATCCCTTTCTGCTCCCCTCGACTCCAAAAAGCCAAAGGTGGTCTCTAGTGGACATGGTAAAGAAAAGCCTGCCATGTCAGTTTCTCAATCTGGTTCTGTCCTTGACTCCAAGAAACTAAAAACTATCTCTCAAATGATAGAGGATGGTGCAGTTGGAGATTTACCCCCTCAATTCCTCTACCTCTTAGAGCTTGGTATGGATCTTGAGCAGATCAAGGTAATTATACGCAGATATCCTGCTTTTGCCTACTGCAGCTTGGAGGGGAAAATCAAACCACTAGTTGAGTTTCTTCTTGATCTTGGGgtaactaaatcaaacattcccAAAATCCTCATCCAAAGGCCTTCATTGACCTCAGTTAGTCTAACCAAAAATCTAATACCCACCATGATGTTCTTAGAAGATTTGGGTGTGGACAAGGATCAGTGGGCAAAAGTTATCTACCGCTTCCCAGGACTCCTCGTTCATAGCAGGCAGAAGTTTCAGGCAATTGTTGATTTCCTCTATGAGTCAGGCCTATCATCTGAGAGTATTGGTAAAATCTTGACTCGATGGCCAAAGATTGTTGATTACAGTGTGGAGGAGAATCTACAACCAACAGTTGAGTACTTCCGTACATTAGGGGTTGATGTTGCCATGCTTCTCCGAAAATCCCCACTGACTCTTGGTCATAGTATTGAAGGCAATTTGAAGCCTGTGACTGAGTTCTTCTTGTCAAAGGGGTATAGCGTGGATGAAGTAAGAATCATGATTTCGAGATATGCCGCTTTATATACTTGTAGCTTGACAGAGAACTTGAAGCCGAAGTGGGAGTTCTTTTTGACCATGGGATATTCAAAATCTGAGCTGGTGAAGTTCCCTCAATATTTTAGTTACAGTTTGGAGCAGAGAATTAGGCCGAGAGATGTTCTTGTAAAGGAGTCAGGAGTTACAATGCTGCCCGCCCAGATGCTATCACTCTCAGATTGTGACTTTGACAAAGTTTTGAAGATGAAAGTGCTAAAAATGGCTAACAAAGCCTGA
- the LOC123205433 gene encoding transcription termination factor MTERF5, chloroplastic-like isoform X1 has translation MLMEMKTCCASRLSGVSSLPRGTFCITRTQLTFPVKLFFCQATLAAFSSGNGSFNSTVVPPILLAAEKEEAKSVLSLFLKKQGLSKVVVAKTIAKSDVFINHLVSRIHSVHKSRYLVGRELTTFEIRDTLVPYIESLLLEHGNNLVNVVESFPSTPVKEKPATPLSQHHSTPNSKKLKRVSNAPAKEKPALSVSRSLSAPLDSKKPKVVSSGHGKEKPAMSVSQSGSVLDSKKLKTISQMIEDGAVGDLPPQFLYLLELGMDLEQIKVIIRRYPAFAYCSLEGKIKPLVEFLLDLGVTKSNIPKILIQRPSLTSVSLTKNLIPTMMFLEDLGVDKDQWAKVIYRFPGLLVHSRQKFQAIVDFLYESGLSSESIGKILTRWPKIVDYSVEENLQPTVEYFRTLGVDVAMLLRKSPLTLGHSIEGNLKPVTEFFLSKGYSVDEVRIMISRYAALYTCSLTENLKPKWEFFLTMGYSKSELVKFPQYFSYSLEQRIRPRDVLVKESGVTMLPAQMLSLSDCDFDKVLKMKVLKMANKA, from the exons ATGCTA ATGGAAATGAAAACTTGCTGTGCAAGCCGCCTGTCAGGTGTTTCATCTCTTCCTAGAGGAACATTTTGCATCACGAG gaCTCAACTAACTTTTCCTGTGAAACTCTTCTTTTGCCAAGCAACGCTTG CAGCCTTTTCTTCTGGAAATGGTTCATTTAACTCTACAGTAGTGCCTCCAATCTTGTTAGCAGCTGAGAAAGAAGAAGCGAAATCTGTGTTATCCTTATTCTTGAAGAAACAAGGTTTGAGCAAGGTAGTTGTTGCAAAAACCATTGCTAAATCAGATGTTTTCATCAACCACCTTGTCTCAAGGATCCACTCTGTTCATAAATCTCGGTATCTTGTAG GAAGAGAGCTTACAACTTTTGAGATCAGGGATACCCTTGTTCCATATATTGAATCTCTTCTCTTGGAGCACGGAAACAATCTTGTTAATGTAGTGGAGAGCTTTCCCAGTACACCTGTCAAAGAAAAGCCAGCTACGCCACTCTCTCAACACCATTCCACACCCAACTCCAAGAAGCTAAAAAGGGTCTCTAATGCACCTGCCAAAGAAAAACCAGCTTTGTCTGTTTCTCGATCCCTTTCTGCTCCCCTCGACTCCAAAAAGCCAAAGGTGGTCTCTAGTGGACATGGTAAAGAAAAGCCTGCCATGTCAGTTTCTCAATCTGGTTCTGTCCTTGACTCCAAGAAACTAAAAACTATCTCTCAAATGATAGAGGATGGTGCAGTTGGAGATTTACCCCCTCAATTCCTCTACCTCTTAGAGCTTGGTATGGATCTTGAGCAGATCAAGGTAATTATACGCAGATATCCTGCTTTTGCCTACTGCAGCTTGGAGGGGAAAATCAAACCACTAGTTGAGTTTCTTCTTGATCTTGGGgtaactaaatcaaacattcccAAAATCCTCATCCAAAGGCCTTCATTGACCTCAGTTAGTCTAACCAAAAATCTAATACCCACCATGATGTTCTTAGAAGATTTGGGTGTGGACAAGGATCAGTGGGCAAAAGTTATCTACCGCTTCCCAGGACTCCTCGTTCATAGCAGGCAGAAGTTTCAGGCAATTGTTGATTTCCTCTATGAGTCAGGCCTATCATCTGAGAGTATTGGTAAAATCTTGACTCGATGGCCAAAGATTGTTGATTACAGTGTGGAGGAGAATCTACAACCAACAGTTGAGTACTTCCGTACATTAGGGGTTGATGTTGCCATGCTTCTCCGAAAATCCCCACTGACTCTTGGTCATAGTATTGAAGGCAATTTGAAGCCTGTGACTGAGTTCTTCTTGTCAAAGGGGTATAGCGTGGATGAAGTAAGAATCATGATTTCGAGATATGCCGCTTTATATACTTGTAGCTTGACAGAGAACTTGAAGCCGAAGTGGGAGTTCTTTTTGACCATGGGATATTCAAAATCTGAGCTGGTGAAGTTCCCTCAATATTTTAGTTACAGTTTGGAGCAGAGAATTAGGCCGAGAGATGTTCTTGTAAAGGAGTCAGGAGTTACAATGCTGCCCGCCCAGATGCTATCACTCTCAGATTGTGACTTTGACAAAGTTTTGAAGATGAAAGTGCTAAAAATGGCTAACAAAGCCTGA
- the LOC123205412 gene encoding transcription termination factor MTERF5, chloroplastic-like isoform X2 yields the protein MAMKTLSGTCSSDLLSLFRGVFCIIRPRLASPGKVFFCCRISSSTDAPVHELFNLSVVPPTLLASERKEAKSVLTLFLMQQGLSKAVAARTITKSNHFIEHLVSRLYSAHKSGYLVGRELTTPEIRDTLNPYLQSLVEEHGNFMVDFVKNFPSAPIQKKPALPVCRSHSSLYSKKPEAVSFVSAPSPAADLCPQFLYLLELGMDLEKIKLLTRRYPNFSYYSLEGKIKPLVEFLLDLGVPKSCIPTILSRRPSLCGHSLSKKIIPSMIYLEDLGVDKKQWAKVICRSPDLLCHSRQKVQAIVNFLHESGLSGDSIGNILTKFPAIVGYSLEDNLRPTAKYFKQLGVNAAIILCRSPVTFGHSIEGHLKPVTNFFLEREFSVEEVGTMVSRYTGLYTLSLTENLIPKWEFFPTMGYSRPELVKFPQYFSYSLEQRIKPRFALVKGLGMKMVLSSMLAPSQCNFEKVLIRNRKNLLADKGSSHTEDK from the exons ATGGCAATGAAGACTCTTTCTGGAACCTGCTCTTCCGACCTCTTGTCTCTCTTCAGAGGAGTTTTCTGCATCATTAG GCCTAGACTTGCTTCTCCTGGGAAAGTCTTCTTTTGCTGCAGAATCAGTTCATCTA CTGATGCTCCAGTGCATGAATTGTTCAACTTGAGTGTAGTACCTCCAACCCTGTTAGCATCTGAAAGAAAAGAAGCCAAGTCTGTGTTAACCTTGTTCTTGATGCAACAAGGTCTGAGCAAGGCAGTTGCTGCAAGAACCattactaaatcaaatcattttattgAACACCTTGTCTCAAGGCTTTATTCTGCTCATAAATCTGGGTATCTTGTAG GAAGAGAGCTCACAACTCCCGAGATTAGGGACACCCTTAATCCTTATCTTCAATCACTCGTTGAAGAGCATGGAAACTTTATGGTTGATTTTGTGAAGAACTTTCCTAGTGCACCTATCCAAAAAAAGCCAGCTTTGCCAGTTTGTCGATCCCATTCCAGCCTTTACTCCAAGAAGCCAGAAGCAGTTTCTTTTGTAAGTGCCCCAAGTCCAGCAGCGGATCTATGCCCTCAATTTCTCTACCTCTTAGAGCTTGGCATGGATCTTGAGAAGATCAAGTTATTAACACGCAGATATCCTAATTTTTCCTACTACAGCTTAGAGGGGAAAATCAAACCACTAGTTGAGTTTCTTCTTGATCTTGGGGTACCTAAATCATGTATTCCTACTATTCTCAGTCGAAGACCTTCCTTGTGTGGACATagtttatctaaaaaaataatacccaGCATGATATACTTGGAAGATTTGGGTGTGGACAAGAAACAGTGGGCAAAAGTTATATGCCGCAGCCCTGATCTCCTCTGTCACAGCAGGCAGAAGGTTCAGGCAATCGTTAATTTCCTACATGAGTCTGGCTTATCAGGTGATAGCATTGGTAACATCTTAACTAAGTTCCCAGCAATTGTAGGTTACAGTTTGGAAGATAATCTCCGGCCAACAGCCAAGTACTTCAAACAGTTGGGGGTTAATGCTGCCATCATTCTCTGCAGATCTCCAGTGACATTTGGTCATAGTATTGAGGGCCATCTCAAGCCAGTGACCAATTTTTTCTTGGAAAGGGAATTCAGTGTGGAAGAAGTTGGGACCATGGTTTCAAGATATACAGGTCTATATACATTGAGCCTGACAGAGAACTTGATTCCAAAATGGGAGTTCTTTCCGACCATGGGATATTCAAGACCTGAGCTGGTTAAGTTCCCTCAGTATTTTAGTTACAGTTTGGAACAAAGAATCAAACCACGTTTTGCACTAGTGAAGGGGTTAGGAATGAAAATGGTGCTTAGCAGCATGTTAGCACCATCCCAGTGTAACTTTGAGAAAGTTTTGATAAGGAACAGGAAGAACTTACTTGCTGACAAGGGTTCAAGTCATACAGAGGACAAGTAA
- the LOC123205412 gene encoding transcription termination factor MTERF5, chloroplastic-like isoform X3, translating into MLWFRFLKMAMKTLSGTCSSDLLSLFRGVFCIIRPRLASPGKVFFCCRISSSRRELTTPEIRDTLNPYLQSLVEEHGNFMVDFVKNFPSAPIQKKPALPVCRSHSSLYSKKPEAVSFVSAPSPAADLCPQFLYLLELGMDLEKIKLLTRRYPNFSYYSLEGKIKPLVEFLLDLGVPKSCIPTILSRRPSLCGHSLSKKIIPSMIYLEDLGVDKKQWAKVICRSPDLLCHSRQKVQAIVNFLHESGLSGDSIGNILTKFPAIVGYSLEDNLRPTAKYFKQLGVNAAIILCRSPVTFGHSIEGHLKPVTNFFLEREFSVEEVGTMVSRYTGLYTLSLTENLIPKWEFFPTMGYSRPELVKFPQYFSYSLEQRIKPRFALVKGLGMKMVLSSMLAPSQCNFEKVLIRNRKNLLADKGSSHTEDK; encoded by the exons atgttgtgGTTCAGGTTCCTGAAGATGGCAATGAAGACTCTTTCTGGAACCTGCTCTTCCGACCTCTTGTCTCTCTTCAGAGGAGTTTTCTGCATCATTAG GCCTAGACTTGCTTCTCCTGGGAAAGTCTTCTTTTGCTGCAGAATCAGTTCATCTA GAAGAGAGCTCACAACTCCCGAGATTAGGGACACCCTTAATCCTTATCTTCAATCACTCGTTGAAGAGCATGGAAACTTTATGGTTGATTTTGTGAAGAACTTTCCTAGTGCACCTATCCAAAAAAAGCCAGCTTTGCCAGTTTGTCGATCCCATTCCAGCCTTTACTCCAAGAAGCCAGAAGCAGTTTCTTTTGTAAGTGCCCCAAGTCCAGCAGCGGATCTATGCCCTCAATTTCTCTACCTCTTAGAGCTTGGCATGGATCTTGAGAAGATCAAGTTATTAACACGCAGATATCCTAATTTTTCCTACTACAGCTTAGAGGGGAAAATCAAACCACTAGTTGAGTTTCTTCTTGATCTTGGGGTACCTAAATCATGTATTCCTACTATTCTCAGTCGAAGACCTTCCTTGTGTGGACATagtttatctaaaaaaataatacccaGCATGATATACTTGGAAGATTTGGGTGTGGACAAGAAACAGTGGGCAAAAGTTATATGCCGCAGCCCTGATCTCCTCTGTCACAGCAGGCAGAAGGTTCAGGCAATCGTTAATTTCCTACATGAGTCTGGCTTATCAGGTGATAGCATTGGTAACATCTTAACTAAGTTCCCAGCAATTGTAGGTTACAGTTTGGAAGATAATCTCCGGCCAACAGCCAAGTACTTCAAACAGTTGGGGGTTAATGCTGCCATCATTCTCTGCAGATCTCCAGTGACATTTGGTCATAGTATTGAGGGCCATCTCAAGCCAGTGACCAATTTTTTCTTGGAAAGGGAATTCAGTGTGGAAGAAGTTGGGACCATGGTTTCAAGATATACAGGTCTATATACATTGAGCCTGACAGAGAACTTGATTCCAAAATGGGAGTTCTTTCCGACCATGGGATATTCAAGACCTGAGCTGGTTAAGTTCCCTCAGTATTTTAGTTACAGTTTGGAACAAAGAATCAAACCACGTTTTGCACTAGTGAAGGGGTTAGGAATGAAAATGGTGCTTAGCAGCATGTTAGCACCATCCCAGTGTAACTTTGAGAAAGTTTTGATAAGGAACAGGAAGAACTTACTTGCTGACAAGGGTTCAAGTCATACAGAGGACAAGTAA
- the LOC123205412 gene encoding transcription termination factor MTERF5, chloroplastic-like isoform X1 yields the protein MLWFRFLKMAMKTLSGTCSSDLLSLFRGVFCIIRPRLASPGKVFFCCRISSSTDAPVHELFNLSVVPPTLLASERKEAKSVLTLFLMQQGLSKAVAARTITKSNHFIEHLVSRLYSAHKSGYLVGRELTTPEIRDTLNPYLQSLVEEHGNFMVDFVKNFPSAPIQKKPALPVCRSHSSLYSKKPEAVSFVSAPSPAADLCPQFLYLLELGMDLEKIKLLTRRYPNFSYYSLEGKIKPLVEFLLDLGVPKSCIPTILSRRPSLCGHSLSKKIIPSMIYLEDLGVDKKQWAKVICRSPDLLCHSRQKVQAIVNFLHESGLSGDSIGNILTKFPAIVGYSLEDNLRPTAKYFKQLGVNAAIILCRSPVTFGHSIEGHLKPVTNFFLEREFSVEEVGTMVSRYTGLYTLSLTENLIPKWEFFPTMGYSRPELVKFPQYFSYSLEQRIKPRFALVKGLGMKMVLSSMLAPSQCNFEKVLIRNRKNLLADKGSSHTEDK from the exons atgttgtgGTTCAGGTTCCTGAAGATGGCAATGAAGACTCTTTCTGGAACCTGCTCTTCCGACCTCTTGTCTCTCTTCAGAGGAGTTTTCTGCATCATTAG GCCTAGACTTGCTTCTCCTGGGAAAGTCTTCTTTTGCTGCAGAATCAGTTCATCTA CTGATGCTCCAGTGCATGAATTGTTCAACTTGAGTGTAGTACCTCCAACCCTGTTAGCATCTGAAAGAAAAGAAGCCAAGTCTGTGTTAACCTTGTTCTTGATGCAACAAGGTCTGAGCAAGGCAGTTGCTGCAAGAACCattactaaatcaaatcattttattgAACACCTTGTCTCAAGGCTTTATTCTGCTCATAAATCTGGGTATCTTGTAG GAAGAGAGCTCACAACTCCCGAGATTAGGGACACCCTTAATCCTTATCTTCAATCACTCGTTGAAGAGCATGGAAACTTTATGGTTGATTTTGTGAAGAACTTTCCTAGTGCACCTATCCAAAAAAAGCCAGCTTTGCCAGTTTGTCGATCCCATTCCAGCCTTTACTCCAAGAAGCCAGAAGCAGTTTCTTTTGTAAGTGCCCCAAGTCCAGCAGCGGATCTATGCCCTCAATTTCTCTACCTCTTAGAGCTTGGCATGGATCTTGAGAAGATCAAGTTATTAACACGCAGATATCCTAATTTTTCCTACTACAGCTTAGAGGGGAAAATCAAACCACTAGTTGAGTTTCTTCTTGATCTTGGGGTACCTAAATCATGTATTCCTACTATTCTCAGTCGAAGACCTTCCTTGTGTGGACATagtttatctaaaaaaataatacccaGCATGATATACTTGGAAGATTTGGGTGTGGACAAGAAACAGTGGGCAAAAGTTATATGCCGCAGCCCTGATCTCCTCTGTCACAGCAGGCAGAAGGTTCAGGCAATCGTTAATTTCCTACATGAGTCTGGCTTATCAGGTGATAGCATTGGTAACATCTTAACTAAGTTCCCAGCAATTGTAGGTTACAGTTTGGAAGATAATCTCCGGCCAACAGCCAAGTACTTCAAACAGTTGGGGGTTAATGCTGCCATCATTCTCTGCAGATCTCCAGTGACATTTGGTCATAGTATTGAGGGCCATCTCAAGCCAGTGACCAATTTTTTCTTGGAAAGGGAATTCAGTGTGGAAGAAGTTGGGACCATGGTTTCAAGATATACAGGTCTATATACATTGAGCCTGACAGAGAACTTGATTCCAAAATGGGAGTTCTTTCCGACCATGGGATATTCAAGACCTGAGCTGGTTAAGTTCCCTCAGTATTTTAGTTACAGTTTGGAACAAAGAATCAAACCACGTTTTGCACTAGTGAAGGGGTTAGGAATGAAAATGGTGCTTAGCAGCATGTTAGCACCATCCCAGTGTAACTTTGAGAAAGTTTTGATAAGGAACAGGAAGAACTTACTTGCTGACAAGGGTTCAAGTCATACAGAGGACAAGTAA